A segment of the Siphonobacter curvatus genome:
GGATTCTGCTGCGGATTGATGGTTTGTACCCGAGCTGTGCCGTCGGTGTGCGTTACGGCGGGAATGGCGTCTACTTTTTCCTCGCGGACATCGTTTACAAACAACATAAACGGTGATTTTCGGGAATTGATAAACCAGGCGTCGGCTTCTTCTTCCAGTACTACCGGGGCTACGGGACGGAAATCTTCCCGGTCTTTCAGGTCATTGAGGCGAGCCTGCATTTCCGCCGGGAACGGAGCCGCCAACAACGACCGGGCCCCCAGGGCACGCGGACCAAATTCCATCCCCTGCTGGAACCAGCCGATGATGTTTCCTTCGGCCAGATACTCGGCTACTTCTTCCGCTACGTTGTCCAGGCGGCGGTAAGGGAGTTTCGACCATTGCAGAAACTGCTCGATTTCCTCGTCCGAATAGCTGGGACCGAGGTATACGTGTTCCATTTCGTAGTTCCGCTCCTCGGTTTTGCGTTGCTGGGCATCAATCCACATCGCCGCTCCCAGAGCCGTACCGGCATCCCCAGCGGCGGGTTGTACCCAGATGTTTTTGAATGGACCGCGATCCCGCAGACGAGCGTTCATCACGCAGTTTAGAGCGACTCCACCGGCTAGACATACCGAATCCGCTTTCGTCTTTTCGTACAAAAACTGGAGCAATTCGAGTACCGTCTCTTCCAGCACTACCTGCACCGAATGAGCAATGTCGTAATGCATCTGCTCCAGTGGGCCACCCTTCTCGCGGGCCGGACCAAACGTGGCTTCCAAGTTGAGTGGATCGATGGTGTACTGACCCTCTTCTTTTAAATGAATCAGGCCCTTGAAATAATCTTTGTAGACGGGATTACCAAACGAAGCCAGGGCCATCACCTTGTACTCATCCGACGAGTGCAAAAAGCCGAGATAGGTAGTCATCTGCTCGTACATCAGTCCCAGGGAATGCGGCATGGTTACCTCCCCGAGCAGGGTCATCTGATTGCCCTGCCCGTGCCAGTAACTCGTCGTAGCCACCTCCCCGCGACCATCCAACACCAGTACCGCCGCGTTTGTATACGGACTGGGCAGGAAGGCACTCGCCGCGTGGGATAAATGGTGATTGGTAAAATGCCACTGGTACGGTCCCAGTCGGGAAGCTCCTTTGAATCGGGCCGCCAAGTGCAGCGGTACGCCATCCACCAAATGCCCCGGAGCATTAACGATGGACGACAAAAACAGCGAATCCCAGGGATTAGTCCAGTTACCCGTCGAAGCCGTGGGTTTCAGCGGAATCTGTAACGTTTCGGCCTGTGACTGCTCCCCTAGCTGCATATACGGATCAAACGAATAGGCGATGTGATCCACTTCGGCCAGCGTGATTCCGGCTTTTTTCAGACAGAAATCAATGGCATGATACGGCAGTTCGTACGTAGAAAAAGGAATGGGCCGTTTGCCGTGTTTAATGTGCGTAAAGCGTTCTTCTTCGGCGGCGGCCAGCACTACTCCGTCTTTGACGAGAGCAGCGGCCGGATCGTGAAACGCAGCGTTGATTCCTAGCGTGTACATGGATTAAAAATGGGTTTAGATGGATTGAGTCGCTGCGGTTATACCGCCTTTTCTACGGGACGCATTACAGCCCGTACCGACTCGACAATTCGTTGGGGCGAGGCCTTCGGCTCGGCTGTACCGGGAAACTGCTGTAATAGCACGTTTCGGGAACGTAGGGCTTCGGGCACTTCGAAATACAATACCCGGTTTTCGACCAGCCAGGGCGTATGCTGCGGGTTGGTCATGGCGTACAAAACCACCACTGGCGTCCCGAGGGCGGCGGCGATGTGTACCGGCCCCGTATTGTTGGAAACCAGCACCGGAGCCTCGGCCATCAAGGCGATAAACCATTCGAGCGATAGATCACCCGCTAGGGCAAAAGCCCGGTTACCCAGGGTTTGCTGTAAGGTGGCGACGTAGTTTTTTTCGGAAGCGTTTCCCGTCAACACCACCTGAAAAGCTTGCTCCTGAATAAGTTCCTGACAGGCTTCCAGATAGCCTTCAGCCGGATAGCGACGTTTCTCTTCACTGACCCCGGCGTGCAGCACCAGCCAGGGTTTGTCGCGATGCAGACCGATTTGATCCAGATACGCCCGAACCCGTGGTCGGACGTTTCCACTAACGCTAACCGATAAACGTTGATTTTCGGTAATGCATCCAATCCGGGCGACCAGATGCAGTTGCCGTTCTACTTCGTGACGGGTGGCGTACAGAATTTCAGGATCCGGTACCCAATCCGACATTAGCTGATAAGGATTTTCCCGGCAGTAGCCCAGCAATCGCGGGATACTCGCCAGGTAACAGATCAGAGCGGTCGGCAATGGATTTTGACTCTGTACAGTAAAGAGAATGGCTCCGTCGAAATTCCTTGCTTTCAATTGCTGCACCAGATCGTTTACGGCCGTGGAAGCTTCCCCCGAAGCCCCTTTCATCCACGGAACATCGAAGGTCATCACCTCATCAACCTCGGGAATAAACGAAGCAATGGCCGCCCCTACGGAGGAAGTCAGCAAGGTGAGCCGAACCTGTGGGAGCCCTTCTTTCAGGGCCCGAAACGCGGGCGTCGTCATCAGCACATCGCCCATGTTATCCAGCCGGATGCACAACAAGTTGCGAGCGTTTTGCCACGTCTTTGTCATAGCCTTGTCCTACGCTTGAATGGGTCGTTGCAGCAGTCGCGGTGCCACCGGAATCACGACTGGATTCAGGATGCTATCGGCCATTTCTTTCAGGGATTGAACCGTGTGCGTAGGCGTCCGGAATTCCCCCGGCACCCATTCGGTTTCGTTGCCGTTGTTGATGAGTACGGTCCGACAACCCGCCCGGCGGCCCGCCTCAATGTCGTTGAGAATATCGCCCACCATCCAGGATTCGGACAGGTGAATGCCGTGTTGCTGGGCCGCTTCCAGAATCATTCCTGGCAAGGGTTTTCGGCAGGTACAGTCAATGGCGTACGAAGGTACCGAACCCTGCGGCGAATGCGGGCAATAGTAAAATCCGCTCAGTTGCACGCCCCAGGGCAGTAACAGTTCACGAATGCGACTTTCCACGCCCGTCAAGGCCTCTTCCTGAAAAAATCCCTTCGCCACACCCGACTGATTCGAAACTACAAAAATCTGGTATCCGGCCCGCTGGAGGCGAGCCAAAGCTTCTCCCGCGTCAGGGTACAGGCGGATTTTTCGGGGGTCAACGTTGTAAGGAATATCGGGAATGAGCGTTCCATCTTTGTCGAGAAAAATAGCCTTCTGACTGCGACGATACGGACGAAAGGTCGGCAGAGCGTACTGTTCGTACAATTGAGCCGTTTGCCGGGCTACTTTTTCCCAGGTAAACTGAGCGTGTACGTTTTGTAAAGCCTTTTCTTTTAGTGAAGTAGACAGTATTTTATCCGACAAGACCTCGTTTAATTTTTCGGCCAGAGCCTCGGGATCTTTGGGTGGTACCAGCAGGCCGGTTTCGCCGTCGGTGATGGTGTACTTGATGCCACCCACATTGGCTCCAATGACCGGAGCACCCGAGGCCATGGCTTCCAGCGGCGTAATACCGAAGGGTTCGTACCAGGGCGTGGTTACGAAGACATCCGAAGCACTGTAATAATACCGAAGCAGAGCCCGGTCTTTCCGGCCCACAAAGGTTACCAAATCGGCAATTCCTTCGGTTTCCGCCAGTTGCTGTAACCGACCAATTTCGGGCGTGATGACCGGATCGGGCACATCCGATTCCCCGCCCACAATGACCAGACGAGCCTGCTGACCGTACTGCTTTTTCAGGCGAGCCAGAGCTTCGATGACGGTAGCCACTCCCTTCCGTGGCACCATCCGGCCTAATTGTAAAATGATTTTCTCGTCGGCGGGAAGGCCTACTTTAGCCCGTGCCCGCTTTTGATCGGTGATGAAAAATTCGCCGGGGTTAAAGCCATTCGGGATAATCGTTAGCTTATTCGGATCGGCGTTGTACAGCGTCAGCAGATCGTCGCGGTCCTGCGGGCACAGAGCAATCACCTGATCGGCTTCACGAATGACCCAGTCTTCCAGATCAAACCGTAAAGCGGGAAATTTATCGCTATCGCCCTGAATGAGTCGCCGGACTTTTCCCAAGGCATGGAAAGTAATGACAAAGGGAATACCAAGCATTTTTTTCAAATCAGCGGCGACCATTGCTGACAGAAAGAAATGGGCATGAACGAGTCGGTACGGATGCCCTTCGCGTTTGGAAAAACGTAGTACCTCCGCCGTAAACTCCGGCATGTAGGGTAAAAAATCTTCTTTCGGCAGAAAGGTCTTCGGGCCCGCTTTTACGTGCACCACCCGAATTTGCGGTTGCCACTGAATGACCTGCGGCAGCTTTTCATCCGCCCAGCGGGTAAAGATGTCAATGGTATAACCCAGATCCGCCAGGTGCTGAGCCAGCTCGGCTACGGCGATATTCTGCCCTCCGGCATCCACGCCGCCGCAAATGGCCAATGGAGAAGCATGGTCACTGATGAGTGCAATTCTGTACTTAGGTTCCATAAATGCGAGCAGGAGTTGGTACGAAAAACCTTCCAAAAGCAAATCCCGGCGGGCGACTTACTTCTTAGAATTACTTGTATAAAAATCGGTTTTATCAGACAGGGTTTACTTCGAAAAAGACCCATACCATCTCCTAAATTACTTCTTGCACTTACGCTTCATAAGTACCAATTTTACTTCTCAATAACCCTACAATTACTTTCCCAAATACTGGAAAAATAGAATAGTTAAGTTTACCATTTTACTAAATTACAATCTCAAAAACAGTTAATACCCCTAAAGATAAGCCCGATAAAGGTTCACCTCTATCATTGCAATACTTAGCTATAAATAGCTCGTATTCTTCGAATACTTATACATCTTTCACTTTTATAAAAAGGGGTCACATACCTAAAATTTACGTCAAATTTTAATCTCAATTTTAGATTTGAGCCTACATAGTCCTTGAATTTGGATTTTATAAGCAGCAGTAAATTTTAAAAAATAGTAATAAAGAAGAAGTTATCTTATCCGTTACTTACGGTTTGTATTAAACGTGAGCAGATCATATACCCATAGATTTAGGGTGATTTCAGAATAGTTTTAGAGGTCTGTAGACTACAGTCAACAGAATGAGGAATATGTGTTTGATAAAGAGATTTTAATTACTCAAAAAGCATTATATTTCTTCCCTATCATAAAAATAAAAATCTTTTTAATTCACCCTTATAATTTGTTTATAATTCTTAATAATCTACATTAATAGCTATAAAACTCCTAATTTTAATAATAAATAAACCCGTTAAATTTAAGGGGTATCACAACAAATATTTACTGTTAGTACTGTATTCTAATAGAAAAGTTAATTAAAAACCACACAACTTATTATAAGACAATTTCAAGATAAATTTTAATTTTTATAGTTAGAGTCATTTTTAGACCAGTGAGCGAATTTTTGAAACCACTCCTACCTTAGTGTACAATTTCTTTACACTTCGCTGGAGCGTACAGACCGACCAACCCACTTTTCGTACATTCCACACGATATTTTGAGAATATTTGAACCCAAAGTCAAAAGTTTAGATTATATACTTCAATACTAACTCCTTGTTTACGTACTAATCATCCATATCGTATGGATACGACTGCTATACCCCCTGAAGTAGCCGAGTTTCCGGTACAGTTCAGGTTATCCTTTAAACCCTTTATTGCGTACTTACAGCAGCAAAAGGGTTCTACGTCCACGAGTGCTGCCCGCTCGCACGTATTTGATTACTTACTTCAACAATTTACGCCACTCATTTCCGAAGATTCTATTGACGAAACGTATACGCCACAGCAATTGGAAGACATGGCTCAGCTACTCAAGCTGAGCGTATTACCCTTATTGAGTAACGAAAAGGAAATACCCTATGGCTTTGGATTGCCGATTCCGCTAGACTTGTTTCATGCTTCGGATTCATTCAACGCTCTTTTGCATACGTTTGAAGGGCTGGAGATGGACGAGGCTCATAATCACAAAGAGAAGCTACGGTTTCTGTACCAGCTGATTCTGAATAAGTGCTACGGCGTTCATTTTATCAAGGAGCTTACGCCTTCGCTGTCGTTTCAGCGAGTCGTCAATGGCGTTACGAAATTCTATCGTTTAACGATAAACGTCAATTTCGTCGAGCCGCAACACCAGGGCTCTGCCTTGCCGCCTCTACAGCCCGAATGGACGGAATTCGCTAAAGGTCATCGTACCCTGGATCGCGTACCTTCGCCCCTGTTGCTCGGAGAATTTGTTCTCAAAGGATTTTGCGTTTTTCTGATTGAAGACATTACCGAGGAAAAGACTATTCAGCAACTCAAAGAGGTGTTTGTACACTTGCAGAGTGATTCGGAGGAGATGATCTATCGCCGCTTCGAAAAAGCCATGCGAGATTTGTGTGGGCAACCCGACATCCGGATTGGTCTAATGCCCTTCATCAAAATTAATCAGCAGTACGTTTTTCACCCCGATTTTGGTAGTCGTAGTGTTGTACTGGCGATGGCCGATTTTGAGAAAACCTGCGGCGAAGCCTGGGTGGAAGGCAGTCAGCAGACCATGCAGGAACGCATTGCCGAGCGACTCGCTCAACACGATTACCCGCACGTTTTCTGTAACCTGAATAAGTTTTCGGAGCCCGAGTTACAGCGGCTGGTCTCTAATGGCCTGCAAAGTTTTATTCTGTATCCCATTAAAGCGGCGGATCAGGTCGTAGGCGTGCTCGAAATTGGTAGCCCCAACGCTGATGCTCTGGACGACGAAATTCTCTTCAAGGTCGAACGCGTCATTCCGCTCGTTCGGGAATTATTACTCTTCCAAATCAGCGAATTCAATAAACGCATTCAACGGCTGATTCGACAAAAATTCACAACCTTGCAACCGGCCGTTGAATGGAAATTCAACGAAGTAGCCTGGCAGTATCTGCGGGCTGGTGGCAAAAAACCGGCGGATCGGGAAGCGGCCCGCATTCGTTTTCCCCAAGTATATCCTTTATACGGAGCCATCGACATTCGAAATTCGTCACTAGAACGGCACTGGGCCATTCGTACGGACCTGAGCCAGCAATTGGATTCCGTTGCCTCGCTCTTGCAGGAACCCAGTCTGGATTCCGAGCGATCCCAGCCATTACAGCAGCAAACCCGGTACTGGCGGGAACAGCTACTCGAAGATCTGACGCCCGATACGGAAGAAAGCATTCTTCTCTTTCTCTCGCAGCAGATTACCCCGTACTTCCGTCGTTTGCAGCTCGATTCCAAAACACTGGAACCGGCCCTTGAATACTACTTCCAGCAAACCGACCCGCAGACGGGTGATTTCCACCAGGCTTCCCGGAATTACGAACGCAGTCTGGATTGGATCAACGCCGCCGTTAACGGGTATATTGAGCAGGAAGAACAGCAATTACAGGCCGTTTATCCGCACTATTTTGAAAAATACCGGACTGACGGTATGGAGTACAATATCTACGTGGGGCAGTCGATTTCCCCGCAAAACCCCTTCGTAGCTAATGACTTACGGCGGTTACGGTTGTGGCAACTGACGTCGATGGTGGATCTGGCTCAGCTCACGCATCGGTTGTTACCACACCTGCCGCGACCCCTGCAAACGACGCAGTTGATTCTGGCTCATTCCCAGCCCGTGAACATCAGTTTCCGGGAAGATGAACACCGCTTTGACGTAGAAGGCTCCTACAGCATTCGGTACGAAGTCATTAAAAAACGGATTGACAAGGCCCTCGTTCGCGGTACGAACGAACGCCTGACCCAACCCGACCACATTGCCCTAGTCTATACCCATCAGCAGGAAATCGCGGATTATCTTCCCTTAATCACTTTATTACAGGAACAGAACCGGATTAGCCCTACATTGGAATACCTCGACCTGGAGCCTTTGCAGGGCGTTGTCGGACTAAAAGCGATTCGGCTGGCCATTCAGTACGAAGACGCCATCGTAGTATCAGAAAATGAGCTGATGGTCGCTCAATCCTAGGTAGATAAACCGTAGCTTTGGCCGTCCCGGATTCGGGACGGCCATTCATTGCTGACAACGAAGCGGTACCGCCTTTGTGTTTCACCTTTCATCCTTTATGCGTACGTTCTTCTTCCTCCGCCGAAGCCTAATTCTACTGCTGGTTTTTGGTGGACTACTTCCGATACGGGCCCAGCAGGCCCGACCCGACTCCGTCGTGCATCGACTCGTACTTATTGGGGACGCCGGACGCCTCTACAAAGGCAAAAATCCGGTGGTAGATGCGGTCCGGGCCCGGTATTCCTTCGACGATCCACAGACAACAATGCTGTACCTTGGCGATAACGTGTACCCGCACGGCTTATCCGACGAAGCAAGTCCGGATTACGATTCCCTGACGACCATTCTGCGTTACCAAGCCCAGCTCGGCATTGGGAAAGCGTCTCAGGTACTGTTCATACCGGGGAATCATGATTGGAGCAAGGACCATCCCGACGGCTGGGAGAAAATCAAACGCCAAGGTCGCTGGCTCGACAGCCTGAATTCGCCTAACATCCGTTTGCTTCCCGCGGGCGGTTGCCCCGGTCCTGAACTGGTGGAGCTAAACGATCATCTGGTTCTGATCATCGTTGATACGCAGTGGTGGCTACATCCCAACGATAAACCCGGCAGAGATTCGGACTGTGCTTGCAAAACCGAAGATGAAGTCGTCACGCGACTCTCGGAGTTAGTATACCTCAACCGTGACAAGGGAATCATTCTGGCGACGCACCAACCCTTCCGCAGCTACGGCATTCACGGGGGCTATTATACGCTCAAGCAGCATATTTTTCCATTTACCGATATTAACCCTCACCTGTACATTCCGCTACCGGTCATTGGATCGATTTATCCCATCGCCCGGGGCGTATTCGGTACCGTACAGGACTTGCCCAATCCGATTTACAAACACATGGCTCGGGTAC
Coding sequences within it:
- a CDS encoding carbamoyltransferase family protein, which gives rise to MYTLGINAAFHDPAAALVKDGVVLAAAEEERFTHIKHGKRPIPFSTYELPYHAIDFCLKKAGITLAEVDHIAYSFDPYMQLGEQSQAETLQIPLKPTASTGNWTNPWDSLFLSSIVNAPGHLVDGVPLHLAARFKGASRLGPYQWHFTNHHLSHAASAFLPSPYTNAAVLVLDGRGEVATTSYWHGQGNQMTLLGEVTMPHSLGLMYEQMTTYLGFLHSSDEYKVMALASFGNPVYKDYFKGLIHLKEEGQYTIDPLNLEATFGPAREKGGPLEQMHYDIAHSVQVVLEETVLELLQFLYEKTKADSVCLAGGVALNCVMNARLRDRGPFKNIWVQPAAGDAGTALGAAMWIDAQQRKTEERNYEMEHVYLGPSYSDEEIEQFLQWSKLPYRRLDNVAEEVAEYLAEGNIIGWFQQGMEFGPRALGARSLLAAPFPAEMQARLNDLKDREDFRPVAPVVLEEEADAWFINSRKSPFMLFVNDVREEKVDAIPAVTHTDGTARVQTINPQQNPAYYNLIKSFYEKTGVPILVNTSFNTRGEPVVCSPRDAVESFWTSPLDALIIGSFMLEKNPKTAEVSFQSSVYNFQ
- a CDS encoding glycosyltransferase family 9 protein, producing the protein MTKTWQNARNLLCIRLDNMGDVLMTTPAFRALKEGLPQVRLTLLTSSVGAAIASFIPEVDEVMTFDVPWMKGASGEASTAVNDLVQQLKARNFDGAILFTVQSQNPLPTALICYLASIPRLLGYCRENPYQLMSDWVPDPEILYATRHEVERQLHLVARIGCITENQRLSVSVSGNVRPRVRAYLDQIGLHRDKPWLVLHAGVSEEKRRYPAEGYLEACQELIQEQAFQVVLTGNASEKNYVATLQQTLGNRAFALAGDLSLEWFIALMAEAPVLVSNNTGPVHIAAALGTPVVVLYAMTNPQHTPWLVENRVLYFEVPEALRSRNVLLQQFPGTAEPKASPQRIVESVRAVMRPVEKAV
- a CDS encoding HAD-IIIA family hydrolase; this encodes MEPKYRIALISDHASPLAICGGVDAGGQNIAVAELAQHLADLGYTIDIFTRWADEKLPQVIQWQPQIRVVHVKAGPKTFLPKEDFLPYMPEFTAEVLRFSKREGHPYRLVHAHFFLSAMVAADLKKMLGIPFVITFHALGKVRRLIQGDSDKFPALRFDLEDWVIREADQVIALCPQDRDDLLTLYNADPNKLTIIPNGFNPGEFFITDQKRARAKVGLPADEKIILQLGRMVPRKGVATVIEALARLKKQYGQQARLVIVGGESDVPDPVITPEIGRLQQLAETEGIADLVTFVGRKDRALLRYYYSASDVFVTTPWYEPFGITPLEAMASGAPVIGANVGGIKYTITDGETGLLVPPKDPEALAEKLNEVLSDKILSTSLKEKALQNVHAQFTWEKVARQTAQLYEQYALPTFRPYRRSQKAIFLDKDGTLIPDIPYNVDPRKIRLYPDAGEALARLQRAGYQIFVVSNQSGVAKGFFQEEALTGVESRIRELLLPWGVQLSGFYYCPHSPQGSVPSYAIDCTCRKPLPGMILEAAQQHGIHLSESWMVGDILNDIEAGRRAGCRTVLINNGNETEWVPGEFRTPTHTVQSLKEMADSILNPVVIPVAPRLLQRPIQA
- a CDS encoding GAF domain-containing protein → MDTTAIPPEVAEFPVQFRLSFKPFIAYLQQQKGSTSTSAARSHVFDYLLQQFTPLISEDSIDETYTPQQLEDMAQLLKLSVLPLLSNEKEIPYGFGLPIPLDLFHASDSFNALLHTFEGLEMDEAHNHKEKLRFLYQLILNKCYGVHFIKELTPSLSFQRVVNGVTKFYRLTINVNFVEPQHQGSALPPLQPEWTEFAKGHRTLDRVPSPLLLGEFVLKGFCVFLIEDITEEKTIQQLKEVFVHLQSDSEEMIYRRFEKAMRDLCGQPDIRIGLMPFIKINQQYVFHPDFGSRSVVLAMADFEKTCGEAWVEGSQQTMQERIAERLAQHDYPHVFCNLNKFSEPELQRLVSNGLQSFILYPIKAADQVVGVLEIGSPNADALDDEILFKVERVIPLVRELLLFQISEFNKRIQRLIRQKFTTLQPAVEWKFNEVAWQYLRAGGKKPADREAARIRFPQVYPLYGAIDIRNSSLERHWAIRTDLSQQLDSVASLLQEPSLDSERSQPLQQQTRYWREQLLEDLTPDTEESILLFLSQQITPYFRRLQLDSKTLEPALEYYFQQTDPQTGDFHQASRNYERSLDWINAAVNGYIEQEEQQLQAVYPHYFEKYRTDGMEYNIYVGQSISPQNPFVANDLRRLRLWQLTSMVDLAQLTHRLLPHLPRPLQTTQLILAHSQPVNISFREDEHRFDVEGSYSIRYEVIKKRIDKALVRGTNERLTQPDHIALVYTHQQEIADYLPLITLLQEQNRISPTLEYLDLEPLQGVVGLKAIRLAIQYEDAIVVSENELMVAQS